ATGAAATCTGATGGAGTTTGTGTGTCTACTCTTTGCAAAAAAAATCtgtacctccgccaaggaggttgtgtcctcgtctgtgtttgtttaataattAGCAGGAAGACACAAAGTCTAGAggacggatttccatgaaacttaacGGAAGGATGacgtatgggtcaggaaagaaccgattacattttggtgtggatccggatCAACTGACGGATCCGGGAGTCCCGGCGTTTGTTTAGGGAAAAAGTCATCTTGATGTAgaaaaatcaggcacatttagggaactgaaatttggtgcaggttACTTactttaagggaactgttgggccttgttaGAGTTAAGCACTATGACGCtatacttgtttgtttgtgtgtaaatctgcaggattacacacaaactTCTCAACCGCGATCCTCTTTCATGGAGGGCTGGAACATTAATCAAGGATGAACCAATTtaactttggtgcagatcaggataattttttttaacagtatgAGAAAAGGGGTTTTcgacattttccttgatttctcagggaataatttatgAACCAGACatgttcaggggactgatatttatgactaTGAGTAATTTGATGCAGATCAAACAAAGATTTCAGATCTAgtggtttcatgaggagactgtggggccttggcggaggtgtaCGCTCTCTGATACTAACAGTATACCTCTGAATCGTATTTAGACTTTGTGGTTTTTGGCAATTTGTTTAGTAATAAGTGTGAGCTGGAGTGACACTGGCTTATAGTTTAAAGCAAGTCCTATGTGTGAGTGcgggaaaaaaataaagtcagagagagaaatagagctATTCACTCCTCCTGAGAACTGAATCCACTTCTCGTCATCATTCACATCTAAATAATAAGAGCAACACCCGAGTGTGTTAATGCTGTTTTAGCCCAGATAAGCACTGAGGAGTCGATATTTGTTTCGGGTTCAAAATATCCTGCAAACCTCAAAGAATTAGTGCAAACTTTAGATTTTTTGTCAAATACTGAGTAAGATCCTGTTTGAACTCTATTGGTTATTGTACTTGGTCTAAAAAGAGGGAAAGTCAAACTGCAGGAAGTCCTtaaaaacttgatttaaaaTCTGTACAATGTAGAATCCTAGTTTTTTTCCTCCAAGCTTTCGGCTGCACATTGTCGACAGATGCTGTGCCTCAGATGGAGAATCTGCGACAGGCGATCAGCTGACAGTCGGGACTGTGGGGCCCGAAGAGGAGGACGTCCCAGAGAGTGAAATAGaaatagatgttttttttcctttgctttgttttttcttctttttttttttaatgatttattatataattatttttttattggctGGCCAAACCTCAGCTTGATAAAGCCAAACAGAAGAGCGAGGGCGTGCTTACATTGTGGCTGATGTGTTAGGCACTGCAAAATATaatgagatttttttctttttctgtttatgATAAGTAAGGCAATTTGATCATGGTTGACTGATAGCAGTAGAAGTTTGCAGTCTATCTTCTGAAAAGTTTGAACTTATGCAGGACTTAGACTCGAGAGAGAAACAACTCGCCTTTTGTATCCATTTTCACAACCCATTTTAAGATTACCTGTGTAAAAACAGCTACAATCAAAAATGAGGCACTTTATAAAAGAGTATATAGTTATCTAGGCTATATAATATTAATCATTATATGTATACTGTTTACCTTATATGCCATTGTAATGTTTCACTTTATATCAGAGTTGTGTTCACTGTTGTTCAACTGAGGAAAACAACCTGCAGTATGCACTAGAGTTTCTGTCCTTCTACATGTGTACTATAGTATAAACTATAGCTTCATATACAgttagaatagaatagaaaagcacAGTTGCCCAAAAAGTATTTACACTGCGACACACTTCTTCAAAATGCATTAATATGagatataataaaatacaaaccaAATACTGTATATAATCTAGTCTCGTATTACTAGAAATTGTGTGTAGCTTCATAAGTGGAGCGGAGTCTGAGACTAAAATCCAACTGACTACTCCGACTGGACCTTCTCACTGCCTCCTTTAAAAATCATCCGTATGACATGACAGGACATTGGTTTAGTTGCATAACTGAAGCTGGATGTGTAAAATCCTGTATATCCTCTGTGTATGCACATCTGGAGATTCAGGGATACAGACTTAACTCTATGTGAAAACACAGAATTACAGTATAACTATTGTTTAAAGCTGCAGCTCTGGGCAGAACAATGTTATGTTAAGGATGTAAAAATGACCTCTATTTGGAGCTATTTGTGCGAAACGCTGCCGACATACTTCTAACTAATACCAGGAAGAGCGGCAGCATCTCACAAGTGCATCCCTGCACCAGTCAAATTTTTAAGATTCAGTGTAAGCgtcttgtatttgtttttaaagctttaaatGACCTGAAGCCCCTCCAGGTCACCTCGGAGCCTCCCTGACCCCTTTCTGCTCCTAGATCCCTCAGATCCTCTGACCAGCTAATCCTGTCAGTCGCATGGTCCAGGCTCAAAGCTAAAGGTGATCTCGTGTTTTACTGTAGCTGCCCCCAAACTCTCACAACTAATAAATGTTCCTCTTCCATTAAAGAATTAAAAGTTCAGCCCAAGGCTCCCATATTTTGTGAGGCTTGTTCcattctttaattttttttattaactttcaagaattgaattaaattgaattgtattttttatcGTACAGCCCTTTGTTCTACTCTGGTTGGTAAAAATGTCTTTTATAACATGActtgaaaataaattatgacttgaaaattGACACCTAAATTTTGCATAAGGTTTTAGGGATTTTTGTCATTAACCTTCTATATGAATATAAACGGGAAACTATATCTCCATTGAATTCATGTCATTAAATTGTAGCTCAGACATTAAGCACACTTTGAAGTCCTTCAGTAGCACAGTAAAAGTGGTCAAGAAGTATAAAGGCTTTTTTGGGCAACTATTTGCAACAAATTAATTATGTTTACAGTGACAGAGCGCGTGTGAGTGTATGAAACCTCTCTTCTTATTTGGAGTCAAAGTGACACCTGATGAGCATTTGACTTTAAAAATAGACAAAGGATAAAGCGGAATAAATGCTTCCTGCCATTTTGAGCGTTGAGTTAAATGACATGAAAGAAAATAGCTCATGCACCAATACCAAATGCTTTTAATGGTTAATTGCTGTatctgaaattattttattgaaatgtgTTGTATGGGCCAAGAGAGAACCCATTAACTTTTAGAGCAGGTTCAATTTAGGGGGAAGATTCTGGATTTCTTCccacatttttgtgaattcaTCAGGAAATAATGCAGAGATCATAAAGAAAATTCTTATGTGACTGATATCAACGAGTttgtgaaatgtggtgcagcatgattggatttaaggaatgggactgttgggccttggtggaggtatgcgctctactcaGTGCcatagagcgcatacctccacaTACTCAGGGCTGCCAGGATCAGCGTAATGAGACCACCTGAGAACTCGCACAATTACATATTTAACTGTCTATCTATTGAAATTAAATGATGATCAAATGTCACTTTTGTTCAAGACAAGGCTAAAAACACCCTTCCGTTaccgtgtatgtgtgtgtgtttgtgtgtgtgtttgtgtgtttggcacACATTTGGTTGACAGAGAACCGCAGACAGGATGGGGAtgtgttttccatggtttcagTGTTCGGACTTCAATGTCCCGCTCTGTTATGGTAACAGGTCGGGTCACAGAGTGAGCGTGGAGCAGTCACAGCGGCGGCGTCTAACTCCGATTCCAGGACGACTATGATCAACAATCTggaagagggaaaaaagggaATTACAATCATACATTTAGCATAGAAAGATTTTtcaaaaattgtgtttttcaaggTAATTTCTTTATGTTCTTGCTGAAGTTATGAGTTAAATTTGTATATATCCGGAGCTCCTGCTGACTGTTTGGGTAAATATCACATGACGCTTCATATCTCTCTCAAAGGATTTGCTCTTTTCAGTCTCATGCACTGAATTGTTGCAGACGTCAATATTATGTGTGTTGTCTTATCACTTCCAGGGATTTTGAACTTTCCTCTCTTTAACGATCCCCTGACACAACACAAAGAGCTCAGTGCAACTCTAGTACTGATCGCGTCAGCAAAATAAAGACGAGGCAGCGAGCGAACATCAGAGCGTCGTAATTGTCAGTTTGCGATTactgagtttttttctttttttctggtcTCATGTGGTTTACAGAGGAGCGTGATTACCTTTTAAAGAATAACCTCATGTACAACCTCATTCATCTTGTGTACATCAGACGAGAGTGCCGATATATCAACCTGGCTGTCTCTGAGACAGTGCGACCGTTCGCTCCAATCACCACTCatgctgctttcacacatgcaccgaAGTCAAGACAGTTTCCTTTAACGTTCTGGATGTCCTGAAAAGACAGTCAGTTGCTTCAGGCATTTTCCTGCTTGCTCCCCGGTAAAACGTCTGCAAAATGTCCGAGTGGGCCCATgagagaatgcagcaggaaaatgtcagaaaattcCATGAGAGGGAGTGGGCGTGTTGTTCTAAGGATGAAAAATAGGAAAGACAACGAGATTCCAGAGCTTTGGAACATGAGGGCCGACACCGGTGTTGATTAGCCCCCTGCCTGCTCTAcacaggccccccccccccccccctcgccttcCGGATATTCTCCTGCTGTCGTGAACACGTCTGTCCTGCCGacttcttcatatgtgaaaggtaaACTCACGGTTCACAGCTTCAGAGTCATGAAGCTGCAACTACAACGCTGCATGTTCACAACACTGTGTAAAATCACCCACCATATTTACATCATTAAAAGGCAGAGTAAACTGAAACACCTCTCAATAACACAATATGGTTCAACAGCTGCAAAAGCACGTCCCCCAAAATGACCACATAGTTGAGTCAACACCTTTTTAATATAGATCCAATAAAAACTGAACATTAAACCTTCATGCTCCAGGATTTACTGCAGGGCTGTTTTATTAGACTGCATTCGTTTTAGCAAGGTGTGCTGAATAATAAAGCTGAGTGCACCTTCTCTTTGTCAAATTGTGTTGAGACTGtattcatctatccatccatccatccatccattatctatatgGCTCATCCTGTGAGTGTTGTGGGGGGAGGCTGGAACCAGTCCCAGTGGACACGAGGCGAGAAGACAGCGTGAACCTTCGACTGGTCGCTgtattcattattatatttcGTGGTGTTTTAAAGAAAGATGAttgctgcagacagacagctcTTATTCTCCGAATTGTTTATGAAGTTTCTCGGTGTGAGAACAAGTGTTCTCCACTGATAACTGCTCACATTAGTCTAAATGGCTCAAGTAAAGCTCATTAATTATTTGACATTAATAAACTAATaagttttttgtgtttatgcCTGACCCTtagttttactttaattattcgttgtgtttgtttatgacaTTATTGAAAGGTGCACTCGGTTGACTCAAAACAAGCCTTTGTAAAAcaagtattattattttcaaacgTTGGATACATTATTGAATCAGATAAATTAACTTTCAGTGTGGCTGGAGTCAAAGAGCCAAAGATCCAGCTATGTTTACATGAACACATTGATTCCATAACACATAATACACGCAGACCTCTTAATCTAATTCTGATATTTTAATAAACAGTGACATTTGACGTCTGATGAAAAATCTATTTGTTGATATTTGAGCGTTGATTGGACGTCAAAGAATCAGCCCTAAGATTTTAGAATCTTAAGCACAACCTCCATCTTGTTGATTTGCAGCCTTTCAAATATGAGTCCCTCTATTATAATAATGCTGCGGATAAACACTGAAGCcaagaagaaggaaaacattcaatCATAAATCTCAGTGTGAacattttgatgaaaaatttattatAGAATATTAATATGGCCTTTTCCCCTTGCTATTCACATTAAATGCATACATGAACTATCCCCCGATTAAAATAATAAGGCAATCATGATGATTATGCATGTGCACGTAAAGACAGGAAAGCATTAGATGAATCAATCATGCAAATGTCGTAGGTGCTTCGAATAAATAAGCTGCATGAGTTGTTTGTTCCATTGAGTCCTCTGATTAATATTCATGGTTACCTGtatgttaacattttaatatacTCCCTTTAGCGTGGCTTTTAATTCTCCACGTGTAAAAATGTACGGATTGCGTATGCATTTCCATCAAAATGTGCTTCAGTCCCCAACATTAACAACTGTCATCAGTGCAGTGTGAGGGGAGACCTCAGAGCTGCCATGTGAAATCCTGCAGCCGACAGCGCGCCCACACATACAACATAAACACCTGGCCCATATTCCTCCATTTATGTAAAATGGCTCATTACCAGCAGACAAATCAATTGCCTTTGCTCTCTGAACACCCACTTGTGATAATAAGAGACTCTGCAGACAACCCACTGCCTGGAAAGTGTGGCGCTGCCCACCAGCTCGAAGCGAAGGCACACGTCAGTAAAGgatgagagaggggaggagtgaCTAAGAGCCAGACAGAGTTCTGTCTGTGGATTATGCACATCACATCTAAAGCCTACCCCCAGCTCCACAAATATTACCAGGAATTATAAGGTTTTTCCTTACACCCATTTCCAATTATTTCTTTCACTTGTTGTCTTAACGGTTAATTGATCAAGGAATTAAGTGTTCGCTCCATGAAATGAAGGAAACTACTGAAAAATGCCCTTTTTCATGAGACCATCACTTCAACATTTCAATTGACaaatcatcacatttaaaaGACTAAAAAGAGATTGCACAAAAACGTTTGAAATAATGTACTGGATGATTTTCTGCTAAtcaattgattaattgatcaaatgaaatcccactgctcctctgaaaATTTGCCATTTTAAGGCAATGCATTCTGTTATCTAAAAATCTTTTCAGTTAATCGAGCTTATtcgactttttttttctcctcatgtAACCTTTCAGTTTTTCACATCCCAATCAAATCTATAACacgttttaaatgtttgatttaatgaTGTGATTTTGGAATCATCTGTTATGTCGATAGATTTTAAGTGGTTGTGTTAAAGACTAGGTCCTTTGTGCAGTATCAACTGAGGCGTGAGGCCAGAGCTCACACCAATAACCTGAACAAATGAAGGTGCTGCTGCAGACACTGCAACATTATGAAAGAGGTCTCAGCCAATAACATCATAAAAGATGATATCTAAGGATCATCAGCAAAATAATTGATAAACCTTTGTCAGATGCAAAATACTATGATCAACATGCTCCCCATGAGATGGGCTTGTACAAGTAGCTCTTACCTTGACCGTCCTTTCTACTGCTCTGGTGTGTTCTCAGTTCTTCTGACTTGTAGAAATCAATACTGGCATAAGAGTTGAGGCTGGAGCCAGCACTGCTACCCATAGCACCCCCTCCAATGTTGTAGGCGGCAGGGGTGCGCTCCACTCCAGCCTGAAGGCTCTCCTTAGCGGCCAAGTCAAGGTCAATGTAGTTAAGGCCCGGTTCAGCGGATGAGGTGGAGGCTTGCGGTGGAGGCGTGGCAGACAAACTTGCTGCCTGTCCGTTCTCCCACAGTGAGCAGTCCAAGCCATGCCGATGACTCGCTGCCTGGCTGCCCTCCGTGAAGAGGGAGGTAGAAGAGGGTGGGTGGCGTGGTAGAGAGGGAGGTGAGTTGAACGTCTCTGAGCGGTGACTCCACCGTCCCTGCGGGTCACCTCGGATCAGTCTGCCGGTGCTCCGCTCAGGAGACTTGAAGGACTTGACCGGGGAAAAACCCAAACCTGTTTCCTGTTCTGTGGACGATGGTGGACCAGAGTGCACCGCAGATCTTGCTGAAATGCTGGGATCTGAACCTTTGTTGTCTGTAAATGGAGTTGAGGCATCTGTTGGCATTGCTGCCTTCTTTACTTTTGTTCTGTATCCGGGGTTTGCCTCTGTGCTGTGTTCGTGTTGGGCCTTGGGGACAACGGCTGGTGGGCCCTGTGGGTGGCTGAATGTGGACCTAACAGGAGTCAGGGGTGTTGAGGTCTTCCCTAAGTCCATGGTGACGTATTCGGCAGAGGTGGACAGCGGTGCTGAGTAGCTGCGGGGAAGGTTAGCAGGATTATTGTGGCAGAGAAGCGGTTGATTCACAGGCCGGAGGGTTCCGTGGATCACAGGATGTCTGTGTCCTCCGTCATACTTATTCTTCTCCTTGTAGACGATACTGACATACTCACCAACGTTTTGAGACAATGATGGAGGCAGATTCTCCTTCACCCGTGGCAGCGTGTTTGCTTTGGCCATATCTGAGGACACGCTGAGGGGTCGACCCTTCCTTTGCGGCTTTGGGCTCTTACTACTTGATCCACGTTTTTGATGGTGACGTCCATCTTTTGTACCTATTCCGTCACTCATGTACTCTGCACCAGTTCTTAATAAACTTAACCCTCTGCCTGCTGATAGTGACTTGTCTTCCAGGCTTTCACTGCtggctgagctggaggagaaagaagaggaagacatgGAGAGTTGGCAGCCTCCTGCAGAGCCCACTGCAATTTTGTTTCTCTTGCTGTATCCcactccccctccccttccagcACCACCACTGatgtccttttttccttccacttTGTTCAAGTCGTCCTCAAAGCGAGTATAGAGAGTGTGTTGATAAGCTCGTGGCAGGGAGAAATAAGAATTGAACATTTTTGGTTGCAGCGGGTGCTGCTCGGGGTGGAACGGCGGTGTGCTGCAGGCAGAGCGACTGCTAACGGGTGAGATGTTCATGTAGTCACTGGCAGCCCGGCTCTCTATGCTGGCCCCGCTATCCCACATGCCCAGTCCATGCAGGTCTGTGGAACTGCTGCTGTTGGGGGACATGACCATGTAGCCTTCTGAGCTGGGCTGGCGGATGCGCTGAGGAGGGGACACACTGTTGTTGGGGGTCATAGCCATGTACTCATCACCTGCCCCAGGTTTAGCACCAGAGTCAGACATACCCATTGAGAGAGGAAGTGAACCAGGAGGAGAAGTCACTCCAGGCAGCATTGACATGTAGCCAGTATCCACAGTTGCTCTTGCATCCACACCTCCCCTGCTTTTGTCAGCCCTCTTCCTATTCTCCCCTATTATATCACGGTGCCCACCCCCACCTGCCAGACCCCCTGAGGCATGGTGCAAATCAGCTCTCTGCCTGTTAGCACTCTGTGACATGATGGCAtattcttcatcatcttcctcatcttcatcttttctATGTGGAGTTAGCCGTTCATGGGCTGCCAAAGGCAGGGACGCCCTCTTACTTAGTAGTCTGCGCTCTGCCTCAGCTTCTCGACTGGATGAGCGCCGCGTAATCCGTCGGCCTTTGGAGCGATGGTGGGAACCGAGGAGACCCTCTCGCTGTCCCATGACTATATAGCTGGAGGAGCCTTCTCCGTGTACATGATGTCCAGACAGACTGGGGACAAGCAGAGAGTGTTCCCCAGGACTGGAACCATACTCATCTGAGGAGCCGTAGTCGCTTGGTGAGCCTGAAACAGAGACCCTCTGAGAAACCCGAGGGTAGGAGCAGACCGTAATGCCTCCCACTGCTGCCCCCACTAGGCCGCATTCTGATCCATGACCAGAGCTGGAGGACAGACTTGGTGCGGGTGAGGGAGCAGGGTTGGGCGTGTAACGTGCGAGGCTGAGGGTAATCTTAGCAGGGGTTGGGGCCCTGGTGGGTTTGGTTCTCAGCGTTGGCGTAGTAGAGCAGGATCCGTTAAGACTTGGACTGGAACTGGCCCATGTCCCTTTGGCACTTGCTCCACTCTCCTCCGACCTGGCCCCAATGCTGGCTGTTCGCGCCCTCGGAAACCCGTGACGTGATGTAGGTGatgtgctggtgctgctgcctgGGGTCTCTGTGCGGGCTCGTCTGGAGAAGCCCACCTGGCTTGGCGGCAAATTTGGATGATGACGACGGCTCGGGACACTGATGGGATTTGAGGCGGTACCACCTCCACATGACGTTCCTACAGACTGAGATTTACTCCTCTGACGGAACTCCTCACTCAGGGCCTTCATGGCCTCCAGCAGGGTCTCATGCATGTTCTGAGCCACGACAGAGTCATCCACCTGCATCCAGAACTCTCCAGGGCCGGTTATCGCCGAGCGACCCACCTCGATGAAAAAAAAGTTCTCTGAATGGCCACACCTGCGAACATTCATCAGCTGCAACACCACAGCGGCCACATCCGAGTTCAGCTTGAGAAAGTTGACAGTTTTGTCGGTTAGGCACAGCCGGTAGATGCCCACCAAGTTCCTGGCGTGTCCAAGACCTTTAGGCCAAACCTTGACCTGCCACACCTCCTTGAAGGTTGGAACAGGAGACGGAGAGCTACACTCTCCACTACTGCCATAGTCTTCAGGAGTTTTACCTGGGAAGACAAgaaagaatatataaataaaaattacgTGACATCACACATACATCAGGaaatgcaaaaaatatatataaccagTTGAAATATGAATCATAGCTAAAGCGACAGAGCAGTGCAAGTGACACTAATGAGTAATACATTGTTTCCCTATCATTACTACATTGTAACATACAatgatgtgtgttgtgtcagcCAAGCTGCAGTGCTGCATCTAATTTATCACCATCACTCTCAAGCTACAGCACTATAACTAATAGAGTCTTTGGAGGTATAAAATACATATactgagaaaaaacacaatgcttgattgtgaatttttttttaatatttattaatatttttgctCAACAACAGCCACTGGGATGTTCACTGAaccaggggcagatccagggaaACAGCCagggggggcactggccccagctAAAAACGGATTGGCCCCTAAAGGGCCCCCTATCCTCTCAGTAGTCTTTTTAAATAACTGGTTACTTACTAAACATGAATATGATAATATGTTAAGATTTTTTATGTTCTTAGCTTTTTTGAAGTAAACAATGTGCATGAgcaaggaaataaataaaatgtttgaggCTTTGCACAGAGTTAttgagctaacagtaaacaaggaatgacttaaatgtgaaCCCTACTGAATCAGGGATTGTGCATGGACCCTTTATGGTCCCTGATGCAGAAACATCCTAGATCCATCACTGCAATGAACAGCTGGCTTTTTTTCTCAGGAAAAATATGGAATTCATTAAAAGAATGATCTCCACATATAACCTATATATTATAGTGTTGATCTCCATTCGCACATCCCTGTCTGTACATTATgaacagacatatatatatatatatatttttttttttttttttt
This genomic window from Pleuronectes platessa chromosome 15, fPlePla1.1, whole genome shotgun sequence contains:
- the si:ch211-284e13.4 gene encoding insulin receptor substrate 1-B: MENPAAEPQSYEDVQKSGYLRKHKSMHRRFFVLRAASEHGPARLEYYENEKKFRSKSPVPKKVLSLETCFNINKRADSKNKHMIVLYTRSESFAIAADSEEAQNEWYQAMLDLQGDCKTPEDYGSSGECSSPSPVPTFKEVWQVKVWPKGLGHARNLVGIYRLCLTDKTVNFLKLNSDVAAVVLQLMNVRRCGHSENFFFIEVGRSAITGPGEFWMQVDDSVVAQNMHETLLEAMKALSEEFRQRSKSQSVGTSCGGGTASNPISVPSRRHHPNLPPSQVGFSRRARTETPGSSTSTSPTSRHGFPRARTASIGARSEESGASAKGTWASSSPSLNGSCSTTPTLRTKPTRAPTPAKITLSLARYTPNPAPSPAPSLSSSSGHGSECGLVGAAVGGITVCSYPRVSQRVSVSGSPSDYGSSDEYGSSPGEHSLLVPSLSGHHVHGEGSSSYIVMGQREGLLGSHHRSKGRRITRRSSSREAEAERRLLSKRASLPLAAHERLTPHRKDEDEEDDEEYAIMSQSANRQRADLHHASGGLAGGGGHRDIIGENRKRADKSRGGVDARATVDTGYMSMLPGVTSPPGSLPLSMGMSDSGAKPGAGDEYMAMTPNNSVSPPQRIRQPSSEGYMVMSPNSSSSTDLHGLGMWDSGASIESRAASDYMNISPVSSRSACSTPPFHPEQHPLQPKMFNSYFSLPRAYQHTLYTRFEDDLNKVEGKKDISGGAGRGGGVGYSKRNKIAVGSAGGCQLSMSSSSFSSSSASSESLEDKSLSAGRGLSLLRTGAEYMSDGIGTKDGRHHQKRGSSSKSPKPQRKGRPLSVSSDMAKANTLPRVKENLPPSLSQNVGEYVSIVYKEKNKYDGGHRHPVIHGTLRPVNQPLLCHNNPANLPRSYSAPLSTSAEYVTMDLGKTSTPLTPVRSTFSHPQGPPAVVPKAQHEHSTEANPGYRTKVKKAAMPTDASTPFTDNKGSDPSISARSAVHSGPPSSTEQETGLGFSPVKSFKSPERSTGRLIRGDPQGRWSHRSETFNSPPSLPRHPPSSTSLFTEGSQAASHRHGLDCSLWENGQAASLSATPPPQASTSSAEPGLNYIDLDLAAKESLQAGVERTPAAYNIGGGAMGSSAGSSLNSYASIDFYKSEELRTHQSSRKDGQGKSYLYKPISWGAC